In one window of Helianthus annuus cultivar XRQ/B chromosome 17, HanXRQr2.0-SUNRISE, whole genome shotgun sequence DNA:
- the LOC118489303 gene encoding uncharacterized protein LOC118489303: MKLALEAKNKFGFINGKCEKSTEDAVLASQWDRCNSVVLTWLLNSVSEELFLGQVFSSLASEVWEDLKETYDKIDGSMVYDLFKKINSISQNGSTVADYYNRLTTMWKQFDAMLQLPTCSCKAAKDYNDFTMLIKLMQFLMGLDDVYQPVRTNLLTRETFPSVKVAYSVVSREESHRLTSNGSKGQNVAFVSKPNQSIDSKKRTTNQRGPNSNLKCTHCNMLGHTIERCFEIIGYPPGFKKKPNNVSGKGKSNAAVSSSSSQSSGLPFTAEQIAKLLSLVGEKTSVDSPGVGGFQVKENPGDW; this comes from the exons ATGAAACTTGCTTTAGAAGCAAAAAATAAGTTTGGTTTTATAAATGGAAAGTGTGAAAAATCCACTGAGGATGCTGTGCTTGCTAGTCAGTGGGATAGATGTAATTCTGTGGTGTTAACTTGGCTGTTAAACTCTGTGTCTGAGGAACTTTTCTTAGGTCAAGTTTTTTCTAGTTTAGCTTCAGAGGTTTGGGAGGATTTAAAAGAGACCTATGACAAGATAGATGGTTCTATGGTTTATGATTTGTTCAAGAAAATAAATAGTATTTCTCAAAATGGTTCAACTGTAGCTGACTATTATAATAGATTAACaacaatgtggaagcagtttgatgctaTGCTTCAACTGCCAACATGTTCTTGTAAAGCAGCTAAAGATTacaatgattttacaatgttaatcaaACTAATGCAATTTCTTATGGGACTTGATGATGTTTATCAACCAGTAAGAACAAACTTGTTAACCAGAGAAACTTTTCCATCTGTCAAGGTTGCTTATTCTGTGGTTTCTAGGGAGGAATCACATAGGTTAACTAGTAATGGGTCAAAAGGACAGAATGTTGCTTTTGTGTCTAAACCAAATCAGTCTATAGACTCTAAGAAAAGAACAACTAATCAAAGAGGACCTAATTCTAATCTAAAATGTACACATTGTAATATGTTGGGTCATACTATTGAAAGGTGTTTTGAAATCATAGGTTATCCTCCAGGTTTTAAGAAAAAACCTAATAATGTGTCTGGTAAAGGTAAGTCTAATGCTGCTGTGAGTTCATCTTCTAGTCAGTCATCTGGTTTACCTTTTACAGCTGAGCAGATAGCAAAGCTGTTAAGTTTAGTTGGTGAAAAAACTAGTGTGGATTCACCAGGTGTTGGAG GATTTCAAGTCAAAGAAAATCCTGGTGACTGGTAG